Proteins co-encoded in one Streptococcus pyogenes genomic window:
- a CDS encoding F0F1 ATP synthase subunit epsilon, which yields MTQMTVQVVTPDGIKYDHHAKFISVTTPDGEMGILPNHINLIAPLQVHEMKIRRGGEDEKVDWIAINGGIIEIKDNVVTIVADSAERDRDIDVSRAERAKLRAEREIAQAETTHNIDEVRRAKVALRRALNRINVSKK from the coding sequence ATGACACAAATGACTGTTCAAGTGGTAACGCCAGATGGAATCAAATATGATCACCATGCTAAATTTATTTCGGTAACAACACCAGATGGGGAAATGGGGATTTTACCTAATCACATCAATTTGATTGCACCTTTGCAAGTTCATGAAATGAAAATTCGCCGAGGTGGTGAAGATGAAAAAGTGGACTGGATTGCAATCAATGGTGGTATTATTGAAATCAAGGATAATGTGGTTACCATTGTCGCTGATTCTGCAGAACGTGACCGTGATATCGATGTCAGCCGAGCAGAGCGAGCAAAACTAAGAGCAGAACGTGAAATTGCACAGGCTGAAACAACCCATAATATTGATGAGGTTCGTCGTGCCAAGGTTGCCTTGCGCCGCGCTTTGAATCGTATCAACGTTAGTAAAAAATAA
- a CDS encoding DUF1146 family protein, producing the protein MKIIAFSCHLFFIGLSYQLLISVIDWTKFSHYHPENLGRLRLFVFLLATALGYLVSHCMLELLQISQTLFFEFR; encoded by the coding sequence ATGAAGATCATTGCCTTTTCGTGTCATTTATTTTTTATTGGCCTTAGTTACCAATTATTGATTAGTGTGATTGACTGGACAAAATTTAGTCATTATCATCCAGAAAATCTTGGCCGGCTACGACTTTTTGTCTTTTTATTAGCTACTGCCCTAGGGTATTTGGTGAGCCATTGTATGCTGGAATTGCTTCAAATTAGCCAGACGCTCTTTTTTGAGTTCCGCTAA
- the atpD gene encoding F0F1 ATP synthase subunit beta translates to MSSGKIAQVVGPVVDVMFASGDKLPEINNALIVYKDSDKKQKIVLEVALELGDGMVRTIAMESTDGLTRGLEVLDTGRAISVPVGKETLGRVFNVLGETIDLEEPFAEDVDRQPIHKKAPSFDELSTSSEILETGIKVIDLLAPYLKGGKVGLFGGAGVGKTVLIQELIHNIAQEHGGISVFTGVGERTREGNDLYWEMKESGVIEKTAMVFGQMNEPPGARMRVALTGLTIAEYFRDVEGQDVLLFIDNIFRFTQAGSEVSALLGRMPSAVGYQPTLATEMGQLQERITSTQKGSVTSIQAIYVPADDYTDPAPATAFAHLDSTTNLERKLTQMGIYPAVDPLASSSRALSPEIVGEEHYAVATEVQRVLQRYRELQDIIAILGMDELSDEEKTLVGRARRIQFFLSQNFNVAEQFTGLPGSYVPVADTVRGFKEILEGKYDELPEDAFRSVGPIEDVIKKAEKMGF, encoded by the coding sequence ATGAGCTCAGGCAAAATTGCTCAGGTTGTTGGTCCAGTAGTAGACGTTATGTTTGCTAGCGGGGACAAACTTCCAGAGATTAATAATGCATTGATTGTTTATAAAGATAGTGATAAAAAGCAAAAAATCGTCCTTGAAGTTGCTCTGGAACTTGGTGACGGTATGGTGCGAACAATCGCTATGGAATCAACTGATGGGCTTACACGTGGGTTAGAAGTTCTTGACACTGGTCGTGCGATTAGCGTACCAGTAGGTAAAGAAACTTTGGGACGCGTCTTTAATGTACTTGGAGAAACCATTGACTTGGAAGAACCATTTGCAGAAGACGTTGACCGTCAGCCGATCCATAAAAAAGCACCATCGTTTGATGAATTATCAACATCATCAGAAATTCTTGAAACTGGTATCAAGGTAATTGACCTTCTTGCCCCTTACCTTAAAGGTGGTAAAGTTGGACTTTTCGGTGGTGCCGGAGTTGGTAAGACTGTCCTTATCCAAGAATTAATCCACAATATCGCCCAAGAACACGGAGGTATTTCAGTATTTACCGGTGTTGGTGAGCGAACACGTGAAGGAAATGACCTTTACTGGGAAATGAAAGAATCAGGCGTTATTGAGAAAACTGCCATGGTTTTTGGTCAAATGAATGAGCCGCCTGGGGCACGTATGCGTGTAGCCCTTACTGGTTTAACCATTGCTGAGTATTTCCGTGATGTAGAAGGCCAAGATGTTTTGCTCTTTATTGATAATATCTTCCGTTTCACTCAGGCAGGTTCAGAAGTATCAGCCCTCTTAGGCCGTATGCCTTCTGCTGTTGGTTACCAACCGACCCTTGCTACTGAAATGGGACAATTGCAAGAACGTATTACGTCAACTCAAAAAGGATCTGTTACTTCTATCCAAGCGATTTATGTGCCAGCCGATGACTATACTGACCCAGCGCCAGCAACTGCATTTGCTCACTTGGATTCAACAACTAACCTTGAGCGTAAATTGACTCAAATGGGTATTTACCCTGCGGTTGACCCATTGGCTTCAAGTTCACGGGCCTTATCACCTGAAATTGTTGGTGAAGAGCACTATGCTGTGGCAACAGAGGTTCAACGTGTACTTCAGCGCTACCGTGAATTACAAGACATCATCGCTATTTTGGGGATGGATGAATTATCAGATGAAGAAAAAACATTGGTTGGACGTGCGCGTCGTATCCAGTTCTTCTTATCACAAAACTTTAATGTTGCTGAACAATTTACAGGTCTTCCTGGTTCTTACGTGCCAGTTGCTGATACAGTTCGCGGCTTTAAAGAAATTCTTGAAGGAAAATACGATGAACTTCCAGAAGATGCCTTCCGTTCAGTTGGTCCAATCGAGGATGTGATTAAAAAAGCCGAAAAAATGGGCTTTTAA
- the ligA gene encoding NAD-dependent DNA ligase LigA has product MKKRIKELTDLLNRYRYDYYTKDAPSVSDSDYDKLYRELVTLEQSYPEYVLQDSPTQQVGGTILKGFEKYRHQYPLFSLQDAFSREELDAFDKRVKAEFPNATYLAELKIDGLSISLSYENGFLQVGATRGDGNIGENITENIKKIKDIPYQLSEPLTITVRGEAYMSRQSFKAINEARQENGETEFANPRNAAAGTLRQLDTSVVAKRQLATFLYQEASPTARNQQNEVLAELADLGFSVNPYYQLTSSMDEIWDFIKTIEAKRDQLAYDIDGVVIKVNSLAMQEELGFTVKAPRWAIAYKFPAEEKEAEILSVDWTVGRTGVVTPTANLTPVQLAGTTVSRATLHNVDYIAEKDIRIGDTVIVYKAGDIIPAVLNVVMSKRNQQEVMLIPKLCPSCGSELVHFEDEVALRCINPLCPSLIQRSLEHFASRDAMNITGLGPAIVEKLFLAGFVHDVADIYQLTKEDFMQLDGIKEKSADKLLAAIEASKSNSAEKLLFGLGIRHIGSKVSRLILEVYGDISALLTAKEEEIARIDGLGSTIAQSLTQYFEQKTAAILVDELKTAGVNMHYSGQKVNSDAALFGLTVVLTGKLNQLNRNEAKDKLEALGAKVTGSVSKKTDLVIAGSDAGSKLEKAKSLGIRIEDEDWLRQL; this is encoded by the coding sequence ATGAAAAAACGCATAAAAGAATTAACAGATCTTCTTAACCGTTACCGTTATGACTATTATACTAAAGATGCCCCATCAGTTTCTGACAGTGACTATGATAAGCTTTATCGTGAACTGGTGACTTTAGAGCAGTCATATCCCGAGTATGTCTTGCAAGATAGCCCAACGCAGCAGGTTGGAGGGACTATTTTAAAGGGGTTTGAAAAATATCGACATCAGTATCCGCTTTTTAGTTTGCAGGATGCTTTTTCACGTGAGGAGCTGGATGCTTTTGATAAGCGCGTCAAGGCCGAATTTCCGAATGCCACCTATCTAGCAGAGTTAAAAATTGATGGTTTATCTATTTCCTTGAGTTATGAGAATGGCTTCTTACAGGTTGGAGCAACACGGGGTGATGGCAATATCGGTGAAAATATCACAGAAAATATCAAAAAAATAAAGGATATTCCTTACCAATTGAGTGAGCCTTTAACCATCACCGTTCGAGGAGAGGCTTACATGTCTCGTCAGTCCTTTAAAGCGATCAATGAAGCACGCCAAGAAAATGGGGAGACTGAATTTGCTAATCCTAGAAATGCTGCCGCTGGGACACTAAGGCAGCTAGATACGTCAGTGGTTGCTAAGCGTCAACTAGCCACTTTTTTGTATCAAGAAGCTAGTCCGACAGCTAGAAATCAACAAAATGAGGTCTTAGCAGAATTAGCAGATCTAGGTTTTTCAGTAAATCCGTATTATCAACTCACATCGTCTATGGATGAGATTTGGGATTTTATCAAAACTATTGAGGCAAAAAGAGATCAATTAGCTTATGACATAGATGGCGTTGTTATTAAAGTTAATAGCCTAGCCATGCAAGAAGAGCTAGGGTTTACGGTTAAAGCTCCACGCTGGGCCATTGCTTACAAATTTCCAGCAGAAGAAAAAGAGGCAGAAATCCTTTCGGTTGACTGGACAGTGGGACGAACAGGCGTGGTCACACCTACAGCGAATCTAACTCCTGTGCAACTAGCGGGGACAACCGTGAGTCGTGCAACCCTACATAATGTGGATTATATTGCCGAAAAAGATATCCGTATTGGCGATACAGTGATTGTATATAAGGCAGGGGACATTATTCCTGCTGTCTTAAATGTCGTTATGAGTAAGCGGAACCAGCAAGAAGTCATGCTTATTCCTAAACTATGCCCATCTTGTGGTAGTGAATTAGTTCATTTTGAAGATGAGGTTGCTTTGCGTTGTATTAATCCGTTGTGTCCTAGTTTGATTCAGCGAAGTTTGGAGCATTTTGCAAGTCGTGATGCCATGAACATTACTGGGCTGGGACCAGCTATTGTGGAAAAACTATTTTTAGCGGGGTTTGTTCATGATGTTGCTGATATTTACCAGTTGACCAAAGAAGATTTCATGCAATTAGATGGCATCAAAGAAAAGTCAGCTGATAAATTGCTCGCTGCGATTGAGGCTTCTAAATCAAATTCAGCTGAAAAACTGTTATTTGGTCTAGGAATTCGTCATATTGGCTCTAAGGTTAGTCGCTTAATTTTAGAGGTATACGGAGATATTTCTGCTCTTTTAACCGCTAAAGAAGAGGAAATCGCAAGGATAGATGGTCTTGGCTCAACGATTGCTCAATCACTTACTCAATACTTTGAACAAAAAACGGCTGCGATTTTAGTAGACGAGTTAAAGACAGCAGGTGTCAACATGCATTACTCAGGTCAAAAAGTTAATAGTGACGCAGCGCTTTTTGGTCTAACTGTTGTTTTAACTGGCAAATTAAATCAGCTGAACCGAAATGAGGCCAAAGATAAATTAGAGGCATTAGGTGCCAAAGTTACTGGAAGTGTATCTAAGAAAACAGATTTAGTTATTGCAGGTAGTGACGCTGGTTCTAAGCTAGAAAAAGCAAAGAGCTTAGGAATTCGGATTGAAGATGAAGATTGGCTACGCCAGCTTTAA
- a CDS encoding diacylglycerol kinase family lipid kinase codes for MKKQLRARLIYNPTSGQELMRKSVPEVLDILEGFGYETSAFQTTAQKNSALNEARRAAKAGFDLLIAAGGDGTINEVVNGIAPLKKRPKMAIIPTGTTNDFARALKVPRGNPSQAAKLIGKNQTIQMDIGRAKKDTYFINIAAAGSLTELTYSVPSQLKTMFGYLAYLAKGVELLPRVSNVPVKITHDKGVFEGQVSMIFAAITNSVGGFEMIAPDAKLDDGMFTLILIKTANLFEIVHLLRLILDGGKHITDRRVEYIKTSKIVIEPQCGKRMMINLDGEYGGDAPITLENLKNHITFFADTDLISDDALVLDQDELEIEEIVKKFAHEVEDLGQELEE; via the coding sequence ATGAAAAAACAATTGAGAGCACGTCTCATTTATAATCCAACGTCAGGACAAGAACTTATGAGAAAAAGTGTTCCTGAAGTTTTAGACATATTAGAAGGGTTCGGGTATGAAACATCTGCCTTTCAAACAACAGCCCAAAAGAACTCTGCTCTAAATGAAGCAAGAAGAGCGGCAAAGGCAGGTTTTGACTTATTGATTGCTGCTGGAGGTGATGGCACTATTAACGAAGTGGTCAATGGAATTGCTCCCTTGAAAAAGCGCCCTAAAATGGCCATTATTCCAACAGGTACCACTAATGATTTTGCTAGAGCATTAAAAGTACCAAGAGGAAATCCGAGCCAAGCAGCAAAACTTATCGGAAAAAATCAGACTATCCAGATGGATATTGGTAGAGCTAAGAAAGATACTTATTTCATCAATATTGCTGCAGCAGGAAGTTTGACGGAATTAACTTACAGTGTACCAAGTCAGTTAAAAACGATGTTTGGATACTTGGCTTATCTTGCTAAAGGAGTAGAACTGCTCCCAAGAGTTAGCAATGTGCCTGTTAAAATTACGCATGACAAAGGCGTCTTTGAAGGTCAAGTTTCTATGATTTTTGCAGCTATTACCAATTCTGTTGGGGGATTTGAAATGATTGCTCCTGATGCAAAACTAGATGACGGTATGTTTACGCTCATTTTAATAAAGACAGCAAATCTTTTTGAAATTGTACATCTTTTGCGTTTGATTTTGGATGGTGGTAAGCATATTACAGATCGCCGTGTCGAATACATTAAGACCAGTAAAATAGTCATTGAACCCCAATGTGGTAAGCGAATGATGATTAATTTAGATGGCGAGTACGGAGGAGATGCTCCAATTACATTAGAGAACCTAAAAAATCATATCACTTTTTTTGCAGATACTGATTTGATTTCTGATGACGCTTTAGTCTTAGATCAGGACGAATTGGAAATTGAGGAAATCGTAAAGAAATTTGCTCATGAAGTAGAAGACTTAGGACAAGAATTAGAAGAATAA
- the atpF gene encoding F0F1 ATP synthase subunit B, translated as MSITFGELVGNFILVTGSVIVLLLLIKKFAWGAIESILQTRSQQISRDIDQAEQSRLSAQQLEAKSQANLDASRLQASKIISDAKEIGQLQGDKLVAEATDEAKRLKEKALTDIEQSKSDAISAVKTEMSDLTVLLAEKIMGANLDKTAQSQLIDSYLDDLGEA; from the coding sequence ATGTCAATCACATTTGGTGAACTCGTTGGGAATTTTATTCTAGTAACAGGTTCTGTAATCGTCTTGTTACTCTTGATCAAAAAATTCGCTTGGGGTGCGATTGAATCGATTTTACAGACACGCTCACAACAAATCTCTCGAGATATTGATCAGGCTGAGCAATCACGTCTAAGTGCTCAACAGTTAGAGGCAAAAAGTCAAGCTAACCTAGATGCTAGTCGTTTACAAGCAAGTAAAATCATTAGTGATGCCAAAGAAATTGGTCAATTACAAGGTGATAAATTGGTGGCAGAAGCTACTGATGAAGCAAAACGCTTGAAAGAAAAAGCGTTGACAGATATTGAACAAAGCAAATCAGACGCTATTTCAGCAGTCAAAACAGAAATGTCTGATTTAACGGTTCTTTTAGCGGAAAAAATTATGGGAGCCAATCTTGATAAGACGGCGCAAAGCCAGCTTATTGACAGTTATCTTGATGACTTAGGAGAAGCTTAA
- a CDS encoding F0F1 ATP synthase subunit gamma: MAGSLSEIKAKIISTEKTSKITSAMRMVSSAKLVKSEQAARDFQIYASKIRQITTDLLKSELTIGSDNPMLVSRPVKKTGYIVITSDKGLVGGYNSKILKSVMDMITEYHADGDYEIISIGSVGSDFFKARGMNVAFELRGLADQPSFEQVRQIISQSVDMFVNEIFDELYVCYNHHVNSLTSQVRVQQMLPISDLVADEAAEEGVTGFELEPNRHDILDQLLPQFTESLIYGAIIDAKTAEHAAGMTAMQTATDNAKNVINDLTIQYNRARQAAITQEITEIVAGANALE; the protein is encoded by the coding sequence ATGGCAGGCTCTCTAAGTGAAATTAAAGCTAAAATTATTTCAACTGAGAAAACAAGTAAAATCACTAGTGCCATGCGTATGGTTTCTTCTGCAAAACTTGTTAAATCTGAGCAAGCAGCTCGTGATTTTCAAATTTACGCCTCAAAAATTCGCCAGATTACTACAGATTTATTGAAATCAGAATTAACCATAGGATCTGATAATCCGATGTTGGTGTCTCGTCCTGTCAAAAAAACAGGCTATATTGTCATCACGTCTGATAAAGGACTTGTTGGAGGTTACAATTCAAAAATCTTGAAATCTGTTATGGATATGATTACAGAGTACCATGCTGATGGTGACTATGAAATCATTTCTATTGGTAGTGTTGGTTCAGACTTCTTCAAAGCAAGAGGGATGAATGTGGCTTTTGAACTTCGTGGACTTGCGGATCAACCAAGTTTTGAACAAGTGAGACAAATCATTTCACAATCCGTTGACATGTTTGTCAATGAGATTTTTGATGAGTTATATGTCTGTTACAATCACCATGTGAATAGCTTAACCAGCCAAGTCCGTGTTCAACAGATGTTGCCAATTTCTGACTTGGTTGCTGATGAAGCAGCAGAAGAAGGTGTTACTGGGTTTGAATTGGAACCTAATCGTCATGATATTTTAGATCAATTGTTACCTCAATTCACAGAAAGTTTAATTTATGGGGCTATCATTGATGCTAAAACGGCTGAACATGCAGCAGGTATGACTGCCATGCAGACAGCAACTGATAACGCTAAGAATGTCATTAACGATTTGACCATCCAATATAACCGAGCTCGTCAAGCAGCAATTACACAAGAAATTACTGAAATTGTTGCAGGAGCAAATGCACTAGAATAA
- the atpA gene encoding F0F1 ATP synthase subunit alpha, with product MAINAQEISALIKKQIENFQPNFDVTETGIVTYIGDGIARARGLDNAMSGELLEFENGAYGMAQNLESNDVGIIILGDFSAIREGDVVKRTGKIMEVPVGEALIGRVVNPLGQPVDGLGDIETTGFRPVETPAPGVMQRKSVSEPLQTGLKAIDALVPIGRGQRELIIGDRQTGKTSVAIDAILNQKGQDMICIYVAIGQKESTVRTQVETLRRYGALDYTIVVTASASQPSPLLFIAPYAGVAMAEEFMYQGKHVLIVYDDLSKQAVAYRELSLLLRRPPGREAYPGDVFYLHSRLLERSAKVSDDLGGGSITALPFIETQAGDISAYIATNVISITDGQIFLQENLFNSGIRPAIDAGSSVSRVGGSAQIKAMKKVAGTLRLDLASYRELEAFTQFGSDLDAATQAKLNRGRRTVEILKQPLHKPLPVEKQVVILYALTHGFLDDVPVDDILAFEEALYDYFDVHYNDLFETIRTTKDLPEEAALDAAIKAFKEHSNFKS from the coding sequence TTGGCAATTAATGCACAAGAAATTAGCGCTTTAATTAAAAAGCAAATTGAGAACTTCCAGCCAAATTTCGATGTCACAGAAACTGGGATCGTTACCTATATTGGTGACGGTATTGCACGTGCCCGTGGATTAGATAATGCCATGAGTGGTGAACTTCTTGAATTTGAAAATGGTGCCTACGGGATGGCTCAAAACCTTGAGTCAAATGATGTGGGTATTATTATTCTTGGTGATTTTTCAGCAATCCGTGAAGGAGATGTGGTTAAGCGCACCGGTAAAATCATGGAAGTACCAGTTGGTGAAGCTCTCATTGGACGTGTGGTAAACCCACTTGGACAACCAGTTGATGGCTTGGGAGATATTGAAACAACTGGCTTTAGACCAGTAGAAACGCCAGCTCCTGGTGTTATGCAGCGTAAATCCGTTTCTGAACCCTTACAAACTGGATTAAAAGCAATTGATGCTTTGGTTCCAATTGGTCGTGGGCAACGTGAGTTGATTATCGGAGACCGTCAAACAGGAAAAACATCCGTAGCTATTGATGCGATTTTGAACCAAAAAGGTCAAGACATGATTTGTATCTATGTGGCTATTGGTCAAAAAGAATCAACCGTTCGTACACAAGTTGAAACCCTTCGCCGTTACGGTGCCTTGGATTATACTATTGTTGTGACAGCGTCAGCCTCACAACCATCACCATTGCTCTTTATCGCTCCTTATGCGGGTGTTGCCATGGCTGAAGAATTTATGTACCAAGGCAAGCATGTCTTGATTGTCTATGATGATTTATCAAAACAAGCGGTGGCTTATCGTGAATTGTCTCTCTTGCTTCGTCGTCCACCAGGTCGTGAGGCTTACCCAGGGGATGTTTTCTACTTGCATAGCCGTCTTTTGGAACGCTCTGCAAAAGTTTCTGATGACTTAGGTGGAGGTTCTATCACAGCTCTACCATTTATCGAAACACAGGCCGGAGATATCTCTGCATATATTGCGACTAACGTTATTTCGATTACAGACGGACAAATCTTCTTGCAAGAGAACCTCTTTAATTCAGGAATTCGTCCAGCGATTGATGCAGGATCATCTGTCTCACGTGTAGGTGGTTCCGCTCAAATTAAAGCGATGAAAAAGGTTGCTGGTACTCTTCGTTTGGATTTGGCTTCCTATCGTGAATTAGAAGCCTTTACCCAATTTGGTTCGGACCTTGATGCTGCAACACAAGCAAAACTTAATCGTGGTCGCCGTACGGTTGAAATCTTGAAGCAACCATTGCATAAACCGTTACCTGTTGAAAAGCAAGTCGTTATTCTTTATGCCCTTACTCATGGTTTCTTAGATGATGTTCCTGTAGATGATATTTTGGCTTTTGAAGAAGCTCTTTACGACTACTTTGACGTTCATTACAATGATTTATTTGAAACTATCCGTACCACAAAAGACCTTCCTGAAGAAGCTGCCCTTGATGCCGCTATTAAAGCGTTTAAAGAACACTCAAACTTTAAGTCATAG
- a CDS encoding QueT transporter family protein, with the protein MTKLTVHDYVHIGLVAALYVVLTITPPLNAISYGMYQFRISEMMNFLAFYHRKYIIAVTLGCMIANFYSFGLIDVFVGGGSTLIFVTLGVILFSKYQKDYLFNGIFNKAFVYFSFFFATSMFTVAIELYFFGAPFLLTWFTTALGELVSLLIGSLIIDKLSQRISF; encoded by the coding sequence ATGACAAAATTGACTGTACACGACTATGTTCACATTGGGCTAGTAGCTGCCTTGTATGTTGTCTTAACTATTACCCCGCCTTTAAATGCGATTTCTTATGGGATGTATCAATTTAGAATATCTGAAATGATGAATTTCTTAGCTTTTTATCATCGCAAGTATATTATTGCGGTGACTCTTGGATGTATGATTGCTAACTTTTATAGTTTCGGACTGATTGATGTCTTTGTAGGCGGCGGTTCAACTCTTATTTTTGTGACCTTAGGTGTTATTTTGTTTAGTAAGTATCAAAAAGATTATCTTTTTAATGGTATTTTTAATAAAGCTTTTGTTTACTTTTCTTTCTTTTTTGCAACTTCCATGTTTACTGTAGCAATCGAACTTTACTTCTTTGGAGCACCATTTTTATTAACATGGTTTACAACTGCGTTAGGAGAATTAGTATCTCTGCTCATAGGATCACTTATTATTGATAAGTTGTCTCAAAGAATTTCCTTTTAG
- the atpB gene encoding F0F1 ATP synthase subunit A: protein MEEAKIPMLKLGPITFNLTLLAVCIVTIAIVFAFVFWASRQMKLKPEGKQTALEYLISFVDGIGEEHLDHNLQKSYSLLLFTIFLFVAVANNLGLFTKLETVNGYNLWTSPTANLAFDLALSLFITLMVHIEGVRRRGLVAHLKRLATPWPMTPMNLLEEFTNFLSLAIRLFGNIFAGEVVTGLIVQLANYRVYWWPIAFLVNMAWTAFSVFISCIQAFVFTKLTATYLGKKVNESEE, encoded by the coding sequence ATGGAAGAAGCTAAAATACCTATGCTGAAGCTTGGTCCAATAACCTTTAATTTGACCCTACTTGCTGTTTGTATTGTCACAATTGCGATTGTCTTTGCCTTTGTTTTTTGGGCAAGTCGCCAAATGAAATTGAAACCAGAAGGGAAGCAAACTGCTTTAGAATATTTAATCAGTTTTGTGGATGGTATTGGAGAAGAGCACTTAGATCATAATCTACAAAAATCTTATTCGCTGTTACTCTTTACCATTTTTCTCTTTGTGGCTGTCGCTAATAATTTAGGGTTATTTACTAAGTTAGAGACAGTTAATGGCTATAACCTATGGACCTCGCCAACAGCCAATCTGGCTTTTGACCTTGCTCTATCTCTTTTTATTACCTTAATGGTACACATTGAAGGGGTTAGACGGCGTGGCTTGGTTGCCCATTTGAAACGTTTGGCTACACCGTGGCCAATGACTCCGATGAATTTATTAGAAGAGTTCACAAATTTCTTATCACTTGCCATTAGGTTATTCGGTAATATCTTTGCCGGGGAAGTTGTTACAGGTTTGATTGTTCAACTGGCCAATTATCGAGTTTATTGGTGGCCGATTGCTTTCCTAGTCAATATGGCGTGGACAGCCTTTTCAGTCTTTATTTCCTGCATACAGGCTTTCGTTTTCACAAAACTGACAGCGACCTATCTAGGAAAGAAAGTCAATGAATCAGAAGAATAA
- a CDS encoding F0F1 ATP synthase subunit delta, protein MTKKEQALIEQYAKSLVEVASEHHSLDALQADVLAILETFVTTNLDQSLSSQAVPHAEKIKLLTLLKGNNSVYMNNFLNLILQNEREAYLYQMLQAVLNEIAIVSNQYDVTVTSSLPLTEEQKSRVRAVVAKKFAVTAGRLIEKVDPSLIGGFIISVNNKVIDTSIRRQLQAFKMNLK, encoded by the coding sequence ATGACCAAAAAAGAACAGGCTCTTATCGAGCAATATGCAAAAAGCCTTGTTGAGGTGGCGAGTGAACATCATTCTCTTGATGCCTTACAAGCTGATGTGCTTGCGATTTTAGAGACGTTTGTAACAACTAATCTTGATCAAAGTCTATCAAGTCAAGCTGTTCCGCATGCTGAAAAAATAAAATTGCTAACCTTATTAAAGGGAAATAATTCTGTTTATATGAATAATTTCTTGAATCTCATTTTACAAAACGAACGTGAAGCTTATTTGTATCAAATGCTTCAGGCTGTTTTAAATGAAATTGCAATAGTTTCAAATCAGTATGATGTGACTGTTACCTCATCACTACCTTTGACTGAGGAGCAAAAAAGCCGTGTTCGAGCAGTTGTTGCAAAGAAATTTGCTGTAACAGCGGGTCGTTTAATTGAAAAAGTAGATCCTTCGCTTATTGGAGGATTTATTATCAGCGTCAATAATAAAGTAATTGATACCAGTATTCGTCGTCAATTGCAAGCATTTAAAATGAATTTAAAATAG
- a CDS encoding F0F1 ATP synthase subunit C → MNPIFALALACFGVSLAEGFLMANLFKAASRQPEIIGQLRSLMILGVAFIEGTFFVTLVMAFILK, encoded by the coding sequence ATGAATCCTATTTTCGCATTGGCTTTGGCCTGTTTTGGTGTTTCTCTTGCTGAAGGTTTCTTGATGGCAAATCTTTTCAAAGCAGCTTCTCGCCAACCAGAAATCATTGGTCAATTACGTTCATTAATGATCTTGGGTGTTGCCTTTATCGAAGGTACTTTCTTCGTTACCCTTGTTATGGCCTTCATTCTTAAATAA